The DNA window TTTTTTCTGCTACTTATCTGTTGTGAAGAGGATTTGGACCTGTATACACTTTTCtcttgtcaccaccaaaaatCTCATCATCGGCACTATCCTTATCTGCATTTCCTCATCGGCACTATCCTTATTGGCACTATCCTTACAGTTTGATTCATCTTCCTCTTAGGCATTTGATCGAACAGGTGGTGTGCTTCGTCCAGCAGAtaccgaattttcaaacaaTTTAACAGATGAAACATTCGGAGTGGAAGCTGcaaattagaagaaaaattCACTCAATCAGCAAAAGATAAACGCAAACTTGTTACCCTCCCAAAATCATCTACACCTAAGTTCCAAAACACTAAAACAGAGACACCTATCTGTTACAGAATATAACCAATTTCTTACTTCTTCCCTGCAATTGAGGATATAGCAAAACTAATTCAATTGGTGTGTATCAACAGACCaatttgaagttgaaaactagatCACGTGCCTAAGCTTAGCAAATCACATCAAATTGGCCTGCGAAGAGCTTCGAAGGTTTCCCACCAAGGTTTTTAAGAAATAAGTTGTTACTCACCTTTGGGAAGAGATTCGAAGCTTCATCCGTGAATATTTCGTCAAAGCTgaatggtgaagatgatgaactCGGACAGCCCTGCTGCGTTGCGATGAAGCTTTTGAGGAGGGCTGCGTTGCGATGAAGCTTGTGGGGTATTTTTTTTGTGCCTTGTTTAATctctaattttgatttttgggttttttattttaattgatgttGGTTATAGAGATTAAGTCACCCAAGCTAGATTAATCGGTTAACTAAATAAACATGGTTCGAGTTGGGTTGTTTCATGATTGGGTTAATAAAAGGACACTTGGCAAGTTTAGGAGGGGTGGGATAGAGTGTGAGACAGGGTTGTGGTACAGAGGATCCGTTGCGAATTTAAAACTCATAAGGTTACCTCACATTTCTACTAAACACTTGCCGTCCATTTATACATGCAATAAGTTACCAATAAAGGTGGTGCTGATTTCCTTCGGGAAGATTCTAGAAATGCAACTTGCATATAGACAAATCTAGGAATGCTGCTAGactaagagagagagagagaggggctGTGCTTTCTCATCACTGTCTATCAAAACCGCCAAAAAAAATGTTCTGTTTCTCCGAAACCTCCATATAGAAGAACAAAAGCATAAGCTTATTAGATATCTATAAAGCATATACAAGAACagaagcatatatatatttttttcgcAACGGTAGATGTCCTATAATCTAATCTAGCCTAATTTAGGGGGAATGGATAAGGGGAGATGGTCAACTAAGACCAGCCACATAATGTGGCAAAATTGAGGGAGACAGGGTTCCCTCAATTGAGGGAGAAGGTGATGACCACgggaccaaatggccagtggccAAGAACAGAAGCATAAGCTTAATCTATACTTAAAAAATAGGAATAAAAGCTGTCACTAATACATTTTACCTGTTAAATTGTTGCTCTCCAGGTATAGTTCCTCCAGCATTGTCAAGTTCGCAATTCCCATGGGTATCGGTCCACTTAAACGGTTCTCAGACAAGGCAAGATACCGAAGCAGTGAACACTGAGACACTGTTGACGGTATTCGACCAATCAAATTGTTGTATTCTAGACTAAGCCATGTAAGTTTCTGAAGACGCTGACAGACGTCGTCCGGAAGAATGCCTGATAGGCTGTTATGCATGAAGGAAATTATTTCCAGTGAGGAAAGATTGAAAACATGGAGAGGCAAAGGACCAGAAAGCTGGTTATACTCAATAAGCAAATTCTTCAAATTATGAAGATTCTGAAATTCTATTGGAACGGTCCCCTCAATGAAATTGAAAGACAGCAGTAGCGTCTCCAAGTTTGACATGTTAGAGATGGAAGGCGGGATGGAACCCATAAAGCTATTGTTTCCAAGAGACAGGAATTGGAGTTTGTATAAAAAACCAAACCAGGAGGGAAGCTCTCCACCGAGATTGTTGATCCCAAAATCAAGGTATCTCAATCTGCGCAAGTGAACTAACTCACCAGGCAATTCTCCATGGAAATTGTTCCTGCTAATGTTAAGGGAAACCAGAAAGGACAGGTTCCCAAGTTGAGGAGGTAAGGTACCAGTAAGGTTCATATTTGAGATATTCAAGACAGTCACTCGGTGGTGTCGAGAGCCGCAGGTGACCCCTATCCAATCACAAACAGAGGAGGTAGTGGACCAGTTTTTTGCCAAGATTTCTCGAGGCTCTGAATTGATCATGCGATCTCTTAGCGCAAGAAGCGCTAATTGATCCGTTGTAACATTACTGTTGCCGGCAGCCATCATGGCTAACGAAACTAAgctaaaatttatcaaaaaaaggTAGTGATCTATTTTGCCCATGGCCTTGCTCATCGATcaagttgagatttttttgACCGTAACTCACATGAATTGGTGTCAGCAGcaaaatcatatatatatatactgaaGACGACCGTAGAAGTCTTCATGacacaaaaacacacacatGGAGATGGAGATCAGCAATTAATGTGGTGGTTTCTGGCTATGATAACATCAGTAGCAGAAAAATATGGACCAGTCAGTATTAATGTTGATTTTCCTACTTATTAAATATCAAATTATGGCAGACCGGTCTAGAGGGGTTCGGGAGAGAAGACATTAAGTTTTTGGTGGAAAGTAGTTGTAGCAGATGGAATTCGCCTCCAGTACTATTCTACACGCTAGACCTGGTCAGTCTAAATTATCCTAAATTTTGTTTCTCATAAGTTCAGTTACGTATTAAGAATCCATTTTTGTACTTTGATTTCTGCATTTTATTGTCGTCCCTGTTCTTTggaaaattgttgttttttaaGTAACTGTTATTTATACGTCAATCCCACCTAATATTTAAGTTAGCTTCCAAGTATTAAGTCTACTtcttcttttattgttttattaaTTAAGTCTACTTCTTGGATGTGTCCATTCTATCTGATGATGTTTCAGTTCTCACCAAACTTCAAATTGCCGGTGATTTCTAGTAGAATGGATATACTGTTTCAAACAGAAACAAGGCAAAAGAGAAACAaggggagagagagggaacatACATAAAATATATGGCCAAAATAAGGGTAATTTGGATTAGAGTAGCATTAATGTATACAAGGTTTTGTTCTTGATTTTGAGGCGATTATTTTGAGGATGTTGACAACTGAGTGAGGAAAAATAGTTGGGTGGGTTATGTTTAGTTGATGATCATTACTTGAATGCAAGAAAATGGGAAAGCAGGTCCCTAGAAGTCCTAAGCCCAAGAATTCaattttggatgtttcttatGGGATGAGAGAGTATCAGTCTAGATGTTCAGATATGCAGCAGACTGGAGATCCCTCTTTAGGTAGAAGGGGATCAGGGGGAGACAACCACTGGGATAAGTTTATTCTGGTTCAAGGATTGAGGAATGATTCTGGAAAGTTTGCTGCTTCTAAAGGTGTTAATGCAAGCAAGAAGCATATGTGGTGGCTCCCTAGGCATATTAGGCGGATCATTTTAGCATTTGTGTTCATGAGCTTTCTTTTCCTGCTggattcccttttgttttctcttttggAGTCAATAATCAAGAATCATTCGGCCCCTCACAGATCAACAGGGCAAGAGGTATGGTTTAGGGTACTGCCATCAGTTTGGCTTTGCATCCATGCTTTCCCAATTAGCTCTAAAGCCTAGATTTAGTTAATTAATATGCTCTGCTTTTCTTTGACATGCATGTaagattcaaaaaaaatatgatttatttaattttgacagGAACTTAGTAGCacaaattgaaatgaaaagaatgaaaGCAAAAGTAGATCAAATGTGCATTTAGACTACCTTAATATGATATGATTCCTCATTGCCAAGTGCCAATTGAATTTGTAGATGATATTTCTGGAATTCAGTTTATTTTTTAACAATTCAAAAGCTCAGTCCAATTTCATAATTTTCAAGACCCCAATTCCTattaattttcttttggaaTGTACTTATGAGCAATTGGTGTATACTAGTAAAACACGTAGCTCTCCTTTATATGTTAGGAATTGATGGTTTCCAGCTAGCTCATATGGTCATTGACTTTAGTTTCACTTCTGAAAGGGAATAATTTGTTATACTTCATCCAGAGATTAGAAGCAATTCTGGTTGATCAGCTTACATCTGTTATGAATACAAAATTGATGCTACTATATTTCCACCATTGAGCTGAGTA is part of the Coffea eugenioides isolate CCC68of chromosome 6, Ceug_1.0, whole genome shotgun sequence genome and encodes:
- the LOC113773820 gene encoding LRR receptor-like serine/threonine-protein kinase GSO1, giving the protein MAAGNSNVTTDQLALLALRDRMINSEPREILAKNWSTTSSVCDWIGVTCGSRHHRVTVLNISNMNLTGTLPPQLGNLSFLVSLNISRNNFHGELPGELVHLRRLRYLDFGINNLGGELPSWFGFLYKLQFLSLGNNSFMGSIPPSISNMSNLETLLLSFNFIEGTVPIEFQNLHNLKNLLIEYNQLSGPLPLHVFNLSSLEIISFMHNSLSGILPDDVCQRLQKLTWLSLEYNNLIGRIPSTVSQCSLLRYLALSENRLSGPIPMGIANLTMLEELYLESNNLTGKMY
- the LOC113772939 gene encoding O-fucosyltransferase 8-like isoform X2, which translates into the protein MREYQSRCSDMQQTGDPSLGRRGSGGDNHWDKFILVQGLRNDSGKFAASKGVNASKKHMWWLPRHIRRIILAFVFMSFLFLLDSLLFSLLESIIKNHSAPHRSTGQEEKITGMLEEKSSTNMYDRLLKLAASSVNEKELKRGESKFWEESYPQASMWKPCADKKSTKGGLLSELWCNCLKLSGQGNPGTVLVTLWSAPMEA
- the LOC113772939 gene encoding O-fucosyltransferase 8-like isoform X1 gives rise to the protein MREYQSRCSDMQQTGDPSLGRRGSGGDNHWDKFILVQGLRNDSGKFAASKGVNASKKHMWWLPRHIRRIILAFVFMSFLFLLDSLLFSLLESIIKNHSAPHRSTGQEEKITGMLEEKSSTNMYDRLLKLAASSVNEKELKRGESKFWEESYPQASMWKPCADKKSTKVGGLLSELWCNCLKLSGQGNPGTVLVTLWSAPMEA